From the Flavobacterium galactosidilyticum genome, one window contains:
- a CDS encoding conjugal transfer protein TraO — translation MIKYIHTVMLVLMGITATQAQRMLPKQKGLEVSAGVLSNDKIGNDYYINVAMTVNGKNGNYQFWALEYTHQYHSYKDLRIPKETYTAEGGYSLFLLGDARKNITLNTGISGVIGYETINRGEAMLDDGAKIVSEDNFIYGAGGRLTFETYLSDRFVLVLQGRTKVLWGTDMKQFRPSAGVGLRFNF, via the coding sequence ATGATAAAGTATATCCATACCGTAATGCTTGTGTTAATGGGCATTACCGCTACACAGGCACAACGAATGTTACCTAAGCAAAAAGGCTTGGAAGTAAGTGCTGGTGTATTGTCTAATGATAAAATCGGAAACGATTATTACATCAATGTAGCAATGACCGTAAATGGCAAAAACGGCAATTACCAATTTTGGGCGTTGGAATATACGCACCAATACCATTCTTATAAAGACTTGCGCATTCCGAAGGAAACTTATACTGCTGAAGGCGGTTACAGTTTATTCCTTTTAGGCGATGCCCGAAAAAACATAACGCTTAATACTGGAATATCTGGCGTCATCGGTTATGAAACCATCAACCGAGGCGAAGCAATGTTGGATGACGGAGCGAAAATAGTGAGTGAAGACAATTTCATTTACGGAGCTGGCGGTAGGTTGACTTTTGAAACGTATCTGTCCGACCGATTTGTATTAGTCCTGCAAGGACGTACAAAGGTTTTATGGGGTACGGATATGAAACAATTCCGACCGTCCGCAGGTGTGGGATTAAGGTTTAACTTTTAA
- the traN gene encoding conjugative transposon protein TraN — translation MKNQIKTFWAFALIIGFAVNTFAQDSLKAPLALGKIEPYQMQVTYDKTTHLIFPTAIRYVDLGSEYLIAGKAEDAENVLRVKASVKDFVPETNFSVITNDGRFYSFNVYYSAYPEALSYDLLTMQKAVDKENGNDVLFEELGNNSPSLSGLLLETIYKKDQRIVKHIGAKSFGIQFILKGIYIHNGKYYFHTELRNRTNVPFGIDFINFKVVDKKVAKRTVVQERPMIPLRTYKPLNEIGGKAIEQNVFLLDQFTIADDKVLLIEIFEKNGGRHQTLQVENSDLIKARLVNDMHLKF, via the coding sequence ATGAAAAATCAAATAAAAACATTTTGGGCTTTTGCCCTTATCATCGGCTTTGCCGTAAACACTTTTGCACAAGACAGTCTAAAAGCACCGCTTGCTTTGGGCAAGATAGAACCCTATCAAATGCAAGTAACCTATGACAAGACTACTCATTTGATTTTCCCAACCGCTATACGATATGTCGATTTGGGAAGTGAATACCTGATTGCAGGAAAGGCAGAAGACGCAGAAAATGTACTTCGTGTAAAAGCATCGGTAAAAGATTTTGTGCCTGAAACCAATTTTTCGGTAATTACCAATGACGGTCGCTTTTACAGCTTCAATGTATATTATAGTGCTTATCCGGAAGCGTTGAGTTACGATCTGCTGACAATGCAAAAAGCAGTGGATAAGGAAAATGGAAATGATGTGCTTTTTGAAGAATTGGGTAACAATTCGCCATCATTGTCAGGTTTGCTTTTGGAAACGATTTACAAAAAAGACCAGCGAATTGTAAAGCATATCGGTGCTAAAAGTTTCGGTATTCAGTTTATCCTAAAAGGAATTTACATACACAATGGCAAATACTATTTCCATACAGAATTGAGAAACCGTACCAATGTGCCTTTCGGAATTGATTTTATCAATTTCAAAGTAGTAGATAAAAAAGTAGCCAAGCGTACCGTAGTGCAGGAAAGACCAATGATACCATTACGTACTTATAAGCCATTGAATGAGATTGGCGGGAAAGCAATCGAACAAAACGTATTCCTTTTAGACCAGTTTACCATTGCCGATGACAAGGTTTTGCTGATTGAAATCTTTGAGAAAAACGGTGGCAGACACCAAACGCTTCAGGTAGAAAATTCGGATTTAATCAAGGCTCGTTTGGTTAATGATATGCACCTGAAATTTTAA
- the traM gene encoding conjugative transposon protein TraM, protein MKENEKRVSILVEEGDQNKVSNLTEDKKSAIERFKKPLIFGLMGIVFMGCLYLIFKPSADKKEMENIGLNDAFPQATEAGMQDDKQKAYEQDMLEQKDQESRNALTTLSDYWNNDSTQQTKEELPEEDQNNGMMTGKSGTSTLNSYRNAQSTLGSFYQDNNSETQELRRQLDELKEKLAEKDIPVGVTVNDQLTLMEKSYQMASKYLPSGGNTEKPVSTDSASRGSSSNSQKEYFVAFTPTRKKAVSALYREPTDSAFLADWSENKNRGFYTAGSVEQVAQPKNSVKASIQETQTIIGESGVRLRLLEPAQTPNRTIPQGTILTAIGKFQGGRLHLKVTSIELEGNIIPVDITIYDLDGQQGLYVPYSPERNAVTDIVANMGNATGSSFSMNSSTGQQIGSDLSKSAVQGISGYFAKKIRTPKVTLKAGHQVFLVSKK, encoded by the coding sequence ATGAAAGAAAATGAAAAAAGGGTCAGCATTCTGGTTGAGGAAGGCGACCAAAACAAAGTATCCAACCTTACGGAGGATAAAAAGAGTGCCATTGAACGATTTAAAAAACCACTCATTTTTGGTTTAATGGGGATTGTTTTTATGGGTTGTTTATACCTGATATTTAAACCCTCGGCAGATAAAAAAGAAATGGAAAACATCGGACTAAACGATGCTTTTCCACAGGCTACCGAAGCAGGAATGCAGGATGATAAACAAAAAGCTTATGAGCAAGATATGCTGGAACAGAAAGACCAGGAAAGCCGAAATGCCCTAACTACGCTATCGGATTATTGGAATAACGATAGCACACAGCAGACTAAAGAAGAATTGCCCGAAGAAGACCAAAACAATGGTATGATGACTGGAAAATCGGGCACTTCTACACTAAACAGTTACCGAAATGCACAAAGCACATTAGGTTCATTTTATCAGGATAATAACAGCGAAACACAAGAACTACGCAGGCAATTGGACGAACTAAAAGAAAAATTGGCTGAAAAAGATATACCTGTCGGTGTAACTGTAAATGACCAATTGACGTTGATGGAAAAATCGTATCAGATGGCTTCAAAGTATCTGCCTTCGGGAGGAAATACCGAAAAACCTGTAAGCACCGACAGTGCTAGCCGAGGTTCTTCTTCAAATTCTCAGAAAGAATATTTTGTAGCATTCACACCTACAAGAAAGAAAGCTGTATCGGCTTTGTACAGAGAACCTACCGATAGTGCTTTTTTAGCAGACTGGAGCGAAAACAAGAACCGAGGTTTCTATACTGCTGGATCTGTAGAACAAGTGGCTCAACCAAAAAATAGCGTAAAAGCCAGCATACAAGAAACACAGACAATAATTGGCGAAAGCGGTGTACGACTACGTTTATTAGAACCTGCTCAAACGCCTAACCGTACGATTCCTCAGGGAACAATTTTAACGGCAATCGGGAAATTTCAAGGTGGCAGATTACATCTAAAAGTTACTTCCATAGAATTGGAGGGTAATATTATCCCAGTAGATATAACCATCTACGACCTTGACGGACAACAAGGTTTGTACGTTCCCTACTCGCCTGAACGGAATGCGGTAACAGACATTGTTGCAAATATGGGAAATGCCACAGGTTCAAGTTTCAGTATGAACTCCTCAACAGGTCAACAGATTGGTTCCGACCTTAGTAAAAGTGCCGTACAAGGTATTTCGGGTTATTTCGCAAAAAAAATAAGAACACCAAAGGTTACGCTAAAAGCAGGACACCAGGTTTTCCTTGTTTCTAAAAAATAA
- a CDS encoding nitrogen regulatory IIA protein, with protein sequence MKKLRANMDRYFNKLDERWRALPVGKQHKYTLYFFIGYLLLTAGVILKVWYDAGKADNNLVIEHIENPVLKKKESPEKLKDTLTTIFKNKFYERK encoded by the coding sequence ATGAAAAAATTAAGAGCAAATATGGATAGGTATTTTAACAAGTTGGACGAACGATGGCGGGCATTACCCGTTGGAAAACAGCATAAATACACCTTATACTTTTTTATAGGCTATCTACTGCTTACCGCAGGAGTTATTTTAAAAGTATGGTATGATGCAGGCAAAGCCGATAACAATTTGGTCATTGAGCATATCGAAAATCCTGTTCTCAAAAAGAAAGAAAGTCCTGAAAAGCTGAAGGACACATTGACAACAATTTTTAAAAATAAATTTTATGAAAGAAAATGA
- the traK gene encoding conjugative transposon protein TraK, which translates to MEFKTLRNIENSFRQIRLYAIVFAVLCISVVGYAVWQSYSFATEQRQKVYVLDNGKSLMLALSQDASINRPVEAREHVRRFHELFFTLAPDKNAIESNMKRAFNLADKSAFDYYKDLSEKGYYNRIISGNVQQRIEVDSVVCNFDNHPYAVRTYAKQFIIRSSNVTKRSLVTSCFLVNSVRSDNNPQGFNIEKFAVVENKDIEVIQR; encoded by the coding sequence ATGGAATTTAAAACACTCAGAAATATCGAAAACAGCTTTAGACAGATAAGGCTGTACGCCATTGTGTTTGCCGTTCTATGCATTAGCGTTGTAGGATATGCCGTATGGCAGTCCTACAGCTTTGCAACAGAACAACGCCAAAAAGTTTATGTACTGGACAATGGGAAATCATTGATGTTGGCTCTTTCGCAAGATGCGTCCATCAACCGTCCAGTTGAGGCAAGGGAACACGTAAGACGTTTTCACGAACTCTTTTTTACACTTGCACCCGACAAAAATGCCATTGAAAGCAATATGAAACGGGCGTTCAATCTTGCCGATAAAAGTGCCTTTGATTATTACAAAGATCTTTCCGAAAAAGGCTATTACAACCGTATCATATCGGGTAATGTACAGCAACGTATCGAGGTGGATAGTGTGGTCTGCAATTTCGACAATCATCCTTATGCAGTGCGTACTTACGCTAAGCAATTCATCATCCGTTCCAGCAATGTGACAAAGCGAAGCTTGGTAACGTCCTGTTTCCTTGTAAACTCTGTCCGTTCAGACAATAACCCGCAAGGTTTCAATATTGAAAAATTTGCCGTGGTAGAGAATAAGGACATTGAAGTTATTCAACGTTAA
- the traJ gene encoding conjugative transposon protein TraJ, translated as MEWNNLHEVLRSLYDDMMPLAGDMAGVAKGVAGLGALFYVALKVWQALSRAEPIDMFPLLRPFALGLCIMFFPTIVLGTINAILNPIVTGTHSILEDQVLDLNKLQQQKDQLEYEAMVRNPETAYMASDEEFDKKLEELGWSPSDVGTMAGMYMDRQAYKIEKAIKEWFRNLLEILFQAAALVIDTIRTFFLIVLSILGPIAFAISVWDGFQSTLSQWFTRYISVYLWLPVSDLFSSMLARIQSLILERDIEMLADPTYIPDTSNTVYIIFMIIGIVGYFTIPTVTGWIIQAGGAGNFTRNVNQTAMKSGNLAGAGAGSVAGNIGGRLINK; from the coding sequence ATGGAATGGAATAATCTTCACGAAGTACTGCGTTCGCTGTACGATGATATGATGCCACTTGCCGGTGATATGGCAGGAGTAGCTAAAGGTGTGGCCGGATTAGGCGCTTTGTTCTATGTGGCATTAAAGGTTTGGCAGGCTTTAAGCCGAGCCGAACCAATTGATATGTTTCCATTGTTACGTCCGTTTGCTTTGGGACTTTGCATTATGTTTTTCCCAACAATCGTGTTGGGAACCATCAATGCAATTCTCAATCCGATAGTAACAGGAACCCATTCCATTCTCGAAGACCAGGTACTTGACCTCAATAAATTGCAACAGCAGAAAGACCAATTGGAATACGAAGCAATGGTAAGAAATCCCGAAACTGCTTATATGGCATCGGATGAGGAATTCGATAAGAAATTGGAGGAATTGGGCTGGTCGCCTTCTGATGTGGGAACAATGGCAGGAATGTATATGGACAGGCAAGCCTACAAGATTGAGAAAGCAATAAAGGAATGGTTTCGCAATTTACTGGAAATACTTTTTCAGGCGGCTGCATTGGTTATTGATACCATACGAACATTTTTTCTGATAGTGTTGTCCATACTCGGACCAATTGCCTTTGCTATTTCCGTGTGGGACGGTTTTCAATCCACGCTCTCGCAATGGTTTACAAGGTATATAAGTGTTTACCTCTGGCTTCCAGTTTCAGATTTGTTCAGTTCGATGTTAGCAAGGATACAATCGCTGATATTGGAACGGGATATCGAAATGCTTGCCGACCCAACCTATATACCCGATACAAGTAATACCGTGTATATCATTTTTATGATTATCGGTATTGTAGGATATTTTACAATTCCAACGGTAACGGGTTGGATTATTCAGGCAGGGGGTGCCGGAAACTTTACCCGTAATGTTAACCAAACTGCAATGAAATCGGGAAATCTTGCCGGAGCTGGAGCTGGGTCTGTTGCAGGAAATATTGGTGGCAGGCTAATTAATAAGTAA